A stretch of DNA from Dehalobacterium formicoaceticum:
ACCCATTGCTGATGAAGATCACGATCCATCAGCTTTAAGTCTACATAGAGGTTCTGCAGGAAGGGCAGGATCTTTTCCATTTCGCCCCAGGGAGCATAACAGCTGGTTTCCAAGGCGGCAGGAATGCCCCGTCTTCCACACGCCCTGAGCACCGCTGCCGTAAAATCAACCTGACTTAAAGCTTCACCTCCGCTGACGGTTACCCCGCCTCCGGAGTGGAAAAAGAAAATTTCATCCTTGGAGATTTCTTTAATAACTTCTTCAACAGTCATAATGCTCCCATATTGCTTCCAGGCCCTATGGGGGCATTTGACGACACAAAGAAAACAACGACTGCATTTGGTCTGATCAACTGACACCTTTGACACCTTTGATACCTCTGAACTTAAATGCAGAGCTCCGGCGGGACAGGAGGCAACACAACGACCGCATCCCATGCAGCGTCCTGCGTCGTATCCTTTTTCCGGCGCCCGGCATTGGGATTCCGGGGTGGAGCACCAGGAGCATTGCAGGGGACAGCCTTTTAAAAACAGCACTGTGCGGAGTCCTGCTCCGTCATGAATGGAGGTGCGCTCAATTCTAAGCACTGTACCCATAAGCGACAAATCATCCTTCATCCCATCACCCCACTGAGATTCCATGCTGCACCGTACGTCCGATGATATCATCCTGAACGTCTTTGCCCAATTCCACAAAGTAGGCGGTATATCCGGCCACCCGCACCAAAAGACCCCGATAAGCCTCCGGATTTTTCTGGGCCTGAATCAGTTTTTTCTGGTCAATGACATTGAACTGCACATGATAAACCCCCAGGCTGCACATGCTCTTGAGGAGGGCCATCATCTGAGTAATGCCGTTTTCTGTAGCAAGCATGGCCGGTTCCACCTTCATATTTAAAAGAGTCCCCTGAACAAAACGGTCATGGGGAATATTGGCAACGGATTTCAACACCCCGCTGGGCCCGTTGACATCAGTCCCTCCGCTGGGGCTGACCCCGTCCGCCAAAGGCTTCCAGGCACGGCGTCCGGAAGGTAGAGCACCCACCTCCAAGCCAAAAGGGGTATTTCCGGAAACAGGCAAAATGCCTGGTGTCATCCGGCCGAATTTGCTGCTGTATTTTTCAATTTCGTCCGCGATAAAGGTGAGGAGATCCCCCGCCAGATCATCAACCATGGGATCATCATTGCCATATTTGGGAGCATCCAGGCAGAGTTTTAAAAGATCCCCACGCCCTGCAAAATCCTGATCGAGAGCAGTTAAAAGTTCCTCCATGGTCATCTGCTTGGTTTCATAAACAAGATGCCGTACCGCGGCCACACTATTGATCAAATCCGCTACGCCAATTAAAATAATGCCATTGCCCACATTGTATTTAGCGCCTCCCCAGGCGTAATCCTGACACTTTTCAATACAATCTTTGAAGGTCAGGGACAGGGCAGGGACAGGACGATTCATACAGATTTCATCGATGACATGACTTCCTTTTACCACTGCCCGGACAGCATAAGCGATTTGACTTTTCAGCGCCTCCAGAAACTCCTGATAAGTTTCAAACCGGGCGGCATCCCCGGTGCAGCAGGAAATCGTTTGGCCGCTCTTCCTGTTTTGCCCATTTAGAAGGGCAAATTCCACCATGCTCCCCAAATTAATATCCGCCAAAGCTGTGTATTGACGCATGCGCCCTTCCAAATTAGTCTCTACGCAGCCGCAGGGGTTCCAATCAAAGGCTTCTTTTAGAGGTACCCCTTTGTTCATAATCATGCGAATTCCCATATCATCATTGTGAAAGGCGGGGAATCCCGTGCCCAAGCTGATTAATTCCACGACCTTGCGCAAAAAGGCAGTGGGGTTCTTGGCCAGACTATAACGTACTGACAGGGAGGGTTGATATAACTGCACATCCATGGTGGCCTGGAGCATCATATAGGACAGATCATTCACCGCATCCCGTCCGGTTCCGTCCACGCCCCCGACGCAGACATTTTGAAACATGGGGTAACCTGCGGCAAACTCCGCGGTGATCGCATCCTGGAAAAGACAAGGCTCGCTGAATTTTACCCATAAACAATCCAGAAGCTCCTGGGCCTGCTCCGGGGTAATACGTCCGGCCTTCAGATCTGCCTGATAATAGGGCCAGAGATATTGATCCATGCGTCCCGGATTATAGCTGGCGGCATTTTGTTCCATAAAAATACATATTTGATAAAAATACAAAGACTGTATGGCTTCCCGGAAGGTACGGGCAGGAAACGCCGGCACCCAGCGGCACACCCGGGCGATCTCCTCCAGTTCTTCCTTGCGCTTAGGATCTTGCTCTGAAGGGGCTAATCTTTCCGCTGCTGTGGCATATCGCTCCGCCAAATCCATAATCCCTTCCGCAACAATCCGCAGAGATTGTAAATAATAATCCTTTTCGTAATCCCCGGGGCGGGTCAGGTCAAATTGAGCCTGGCGGATATCTATTTTTTGGACAATCCCGGTAATCCCCTCCCGGATCAGCCACTCGTAGCCGGCTGTCGTTTCACCAAAGCCGCGCACCGCTTTCCGGTCAATGTAGATTACCCCGTGATCCCGTAATTCCCGGGTATCCTCGGGGATTTGAGCCAGCCATTCCTCATAGTTGGAACGTCCTCTCCAATATGGACGGATTTCTTCCTCGAAAATTTTCCGATCCTCCTCCTTCAATTCAAAAGGATCATAGCGCCGTGCACTGATGGTATCCAGTTCATCATTTAACACGGACCAGCAAGTATCGGCACACAAAATACCTCCCCGCAGCTTGCTGCCGGAACAGCCCACAATCAGTTCGTCCTCCCAGATGGTCACCGTCTTTTCCCGGCATTGCCGGCGAAAAGCCCTGGCCTTCTGTAACACCAGGGGCTCCCCTCCTGCTTCCTGAAAGCCTGCAGTGAGAATACGGGCATTTTCCAAATCCATTTCCGGCCGGGTATGAAGGACTCTTTCTTTCAAACGATTAATACGCTTCATATATGAGGGGTTTTCAATGGACTCTGTCATTATGGACACCTCCCAGAATATTTAAACTTACCAGGTTTATTATTTTATGTATCATAACGGAGCCCATATTTATTTTGGGATCCCAAATGCATAATAACATATGAAAAATATTTTTTCAATATAATCTCATTTTGATTATTTTTCTTTGGTTCAGAAAGATGAATGATCATATTTGTCACTCTCTGCAAGTCATCTTTCGTGGGTAATAGTGACAATTAGTTCTCGGATAAATCCTTGTCTCTGGGAGAAAATAAACTCTATCAAAGGATTAGGGTGAAATGATATGAAAAAAATAAAGGACAGATTTGCTTTAGGTATTATTTGCGGCTTAGGAGGCAATATCAGCAAACGCATCCTGGAAAACTATTTTATTAAAATCGGGTTTTCAAATAGTAGCGGAAGAAAAACCGCCGCCGGTATATTTCTTAAAAAACATCAAATCTCCAAACCTTATGGCAAAGTGGTTGGTGAAATTGCCGATCATATGATTGCCGCCGGACTGGGTGTCACCTGTGTCTATTGGCTCTCCTTTATGGGAAAGGATCACTACCTTTTAAAGGGAGGCGGTCTGGGGGCAGCGGAATGGACATCCCTATACGGGGTGGCGTCACATTTAGGAGCAACCCACATTTTCCCGGTTAGCCCCAAAGATGCCGTGGCAAACTTTCTTTCCCATGTGGCCTTTGGCACCACAAAAACATTTCTAGCCGTCCGTCTGGGAGATGAAGAACTGTTTAACCCACGAAATTTATCCCACAAAATTAATCATCATCAAAGGCAGTTTTCTATTCCTTTACGAGGAAACGATAGCCTTTGTCCTCCAGCGGCCGCTCCGATAGCAGATCAGGGAGATCAAACAGTAACAGCCAGCGTTCCAGGCTGCAGGCAGACTTAAATATATGGAACGAAAATCAATGAAAGCTGCCGCCATGAGATAAGAAAACCGCCTCTACAGATACCTGCTGGTTCTGTTACGACGGTTTTATTTAAGACATTGGTTAGCTTTAGCTATTTATCAAATTCCAAGACTCCCATTTCTATAAGTGGGAGTTCCTATTTTACCTCAGGTGGGGTAGATTCCCCATCTGAAGCCCCGATGTCCAGCTTTAGCTGAACGAGTTCACTCTATCACTTTATATCCCCGTGATATTCCTGGAGACTCTTGGGTGCGGTATTGTCCCGGGCTTCAAGAAAGGCTTCAATCCCAGCTGCGCTGGCCTTGCCCGCGGCAATGGTGGTCATATAAGGTACATGATGCTTAATCGCAGCCTTCCTCATGTAGGAATCATCCTTTTGCCCTACTTCCCCGGTGGGGGTGTTAATAATAAAATGAATCTCCCCATTGGTAATACTGTCCAGAATGTTGGGCCGGCCTTCGAATAATTTTTTGATCATTGCGGCGGGAATGTTGTTTTCGATCAGAAAACGATAAGTTCCTTCTGTAGCCTTAATCTCAAAACCTAATTCGGCAAATTTTCGGGCAGCATCCAACACATCTGCTTTATCCTCATTCCGTACACTGATCAGCACCGTGCCTTCTGTAGGCAAGGAGCTCTGGGTAGCTTCCTGAGCCTTATAGAAAGCCATGCCGAAAGAATCGGCCAAACCTAAAACCTCTCCGGTAGAGCGCATCTCTGGCCCCAGTAAAGGATCGACTTCCGGAAACATATTAAAGGGGAAGACCGTTTCTTTGACCCCAAAATGAGGAATCTTCCTGGCCTTTAAAGCGGTCACATCGTATTTTTCACCTCGTGCCTCAGCCATCATGATCTCCGTGGCAATGGGTACCATGGAAATATTGCATACCTTGGAGACCAAAGGCACAGTACGGGAGGCTCTGGGATTGGCTTCCAGCACATAAACCTGATCCTGATAGATAGCGTATTGAATGTTCATCAGACCCACAACATTTAACTCAATGGCAATTTTTTCGGTATATTCATTGATCGTCTTTAAGTGCTTTTCAGGGATCGTGATGGGAGGAATCACACAAGCGGAATCACCGGAATGAATGCCTGCGTACTCCACATGCTCCATCACTGTGGGCACAAAAGCCTCCGTGCCGTTAGAAATGGCATCAGCTTCTGATTCAATGGCATGTTCCAAAAACTTATCAATTAAAATCGGATTGTCTGAAGACAGATTTTCAGCTCCGCTGATATAACGGCGCAGCATTTCCTCATTGTAAATGCACTCCATGCCCCGTCCGCCTAACACATAGGAAGGGCGTACCATTACAGGATAACCAATCTTACGAGCAATGGTTAAGGCTTCTTCCAGGTTGCCCGCCATCCCCGCCTCCGGCATGGGAATGTTTAATTTTTCCATGGCCATTTTGAACATATCCCGGTCTTCTGCCAAATCAATGGATTGCAGAGAAGTACCTAAAATGCGTACCCCTTCCCGGGCTAATTCCCCGGCAATATTCAAAGGAGTCTGTCCGCCAAATTGCACAATAATCCCAATGGGGTTTTCCTTGCGGTAAATGCTTAAAACATCCTCTACCGTAAGGGGTTCAAAATATAATTTATCTGAGGTATCATAATCCGTGGATACGGTTTCCGGATTACAGTTGACAATAATGGTTTCGTAACCCATTTCCCTGAGGGCAAGAGCGGCATGAACACAGCAATAGTCAAACTCAATCCCTTGACCGATCCGATTGGGGCCGCCGCCTAAAATCATCACTTTTTGCCGGTCACTGACCTGGGTCTGATCCGGTGCATTATAAGTGGAAAAGTAATAATAGGTATTCTCTACCCCGCTCACCGGCACCGCCTCCCAGCCTTCCGTAACGCCTAAAGCAATGCGCCGGTCACGGATTTCCTTTTCCGGCAGTTCCAGGATGGCCGCCAGATAACGGTCGGCAAAGCCGTCTTTCTTGGCGCGAACCAAAAGATCATCAGGAAGGCGGCTATTTTTGTATTGAAGCAGCTCCTCCTCCAGAAGAACCAAGGCTTGCATTTCTTCGATGAACCATTTTTTTACAAAGGTCAGACGCTGCAGTTCTTCAATATCGGCGCCCTTACGTAAAGCCTCATACATAAGGAAATGCCGTTCACTGGAGGGTTCCGCCAAGCGGTTCAGTAACTCTTCTAAGGAGAGCTCATGAAAGTCCTTGGCAAAACCCAGTCCGTAACGGCCGATTTCCAGGGAGCGAATTGCTTTTTGAAAAGCTTCCTTGTAATTCTTGCCAATGCTCATCACTTCCCCGACAGCTTTCATCTGGGTGCCTAATTTATCTTCTACACCCTTAAATTTTTCAAAGGCCCAGCGGGCAAACTTAATTACCACATAGTCTCCGGAAGGGGTATATTGATCCAAAGTCCCTTCCCGCCAATAAGGAATCTCATCCAGGGTTAAGCCAACGGCCAGAAGGGCGGAAACAAAAGCGATGGGAAAGCCGGTAGCCTTGGAGGCCAGGGCAGAGGAGCGGGAGGTCCGGGGGTTAATTTCAATAACCACGATTCGATCCGTCTTGGGATCATGGGCAAATTGGACGTTGGTGCCGCCAATCACCTCGATGGCTTCCACAATATCATAAGCATATTTTTGCATCCGTTCCTGCAGTTCCCTGCTGATAGTCAGCATGGGGGCAGCACAAAAAGAATCCCCGGTATGGACACCGATGGGATCAATATTTTCGATGAAACAAACGGTAATCATTTGATTTTTGGCATCACGCACTACTTCCAGTTCCAACTCTTCCCAGCCCAGAACAGATTCTTCTACCAGTATCTGTCCCACCATGCTGGCGGCAATACCCCGGTTGGCTACTGTTCTTAATTCTTCAATGTTATAAACCAGGCCGCCGCCGGTGCCCCCCATGGTATAGGCAGGGCGGATAACCACCGGGTAACCCAGCCGGTCTGCGATTTTTTCCGCTTCCTCCACAGAGTAAGCAGGTTCACTTTTTGGCATCTCAATGCCCAGTTTATTCATGGTTTCTTTAAAAATGATCCGGTCTTCGCCTCGTTCAATGGCATCCACCTGGACACCAATTACTTTCACACCATTAGCTTCCAGAACACCCTGTTTCGAAAGCTCCATACATAGATTGAGGGCAGATTGTCCGCCTAAATTAGGCAGTAAAGCATCCGGTCGCTCTTTTTCGATAATAGCTGTTAACCTTTTCACATTCAGGGGTTCGATATAGGTGGCATCCGCCATGGCAGGGTCGGTCATAATAGTGGCCGGATTGGAATTTACCAACACGATTTTATAACCTAATTTCCTGAGGGCTTTGCATGCTTGTGTACCTGAGTAATCAAATTCGCAAGCTTGACCGATAATGATCGGTCCGGAACCAATGATCAAAATCTTATCAATATCTAATCGTTTTGGCATAGTCGTTCCCTCATTTCATATATTCTCTACCGCTCTAATATTGTAGTATATAGCTTTTTTTCTATTTTTACAATGTTAAATCGATAAAATTCAACAAGTTTTTCATAGCCCACAATTGCAAGAGTAAATCCGGGCTTTTAAAAAAATACACAGCATCAATCCATTCAGCTGGGACTGATACTGTGTCAGAAATAAGCTTAATTCGGTTTTTCCTTGCGGGAAAGATTTTCTTCCTGCTTCTCTTTTTCCGGATGTTGACGGCAATGATCCAGCACACAATTACCTTGTTCGTCTGCCATCATACAATCCTCCATATATTTGACACATCGGCGCCAGCCATCGTTTTCACTGACGAAAGCCCTGCTCATTTTGAACCACCTTTCTTTAACCAATGATCATTTTTGGTAAAATTCCCAGCCCTTTTGGCGTAGTTTTTCTTCCCAGGTCATTTGTAATATTGCTAAATCCTCCGAGTAATCGGTTTTAGATTCATCTTT
This window harbors:
- a CDS encoding glycyl-radical enzyme activating protein, with amino-acid sequence MESQWGDGMKDDLSLMGTVLRIERTSIHDGAGLRTVLFLKGCPLQCSWCSTPESQCRAPEKGYDAGRCMGCGRCVASCPAGALHLSSEVSKVSKVSVDQTKCSRCFLCVVKCPHRAWKQYGSIMTVEEVIKEISKDEIFFFHSGGGVTVSGGEALSQVDFTAAVLRACGRRGIPAALETSCYAPWGEMEKILPFLQNLYVDLKLMDRDLHQQWVGVDNSLILDNIRRIDQSSHPVEIMVRIPLIPGLNDSDDNLAATGAFCRSLKKLKGIEILPYHRLGKETYSHLGRDYAFKKLLPPSPAWILERAGFLAGQKPGVPVYVNGNEVA
- the carB gene encoding carbamoyl-phosphate synthase large subunit → MPKRLDIDKILIIGSGPIIIGQACEFDYSGTQACKALRKLGYKIVLVNSNPATIMTDPAMADATYIEPLNVKRLTAIIEKERPDALLPNLGGQSALNLCMELSKQGVLEANGVKVIGVQVDAIERGEDRIIFKETMNKLGIEMPKSEPAYSVEEAEKIADRLGYPVVIRPAYTMGGTGGGLVYNIEELRTVANRGIAASMVGQILVEESVLGWEELELEVVRDAKNQMITVCFIENIDPIGVHTGDSFCAAPMLTISRELQERMQKYAYDIVEAIEVIGGTNVQFAHDPKTDRIVVIEINPRTSRSSALASKATGFPIAFVSALLAVGLTLDEIPYWREGTLDQYTPSGDYVVIKFARWAFEKFKGVEDKLGTQMKAVGEVMSIGKNYKEAFQKAIRSLEIGRYGLGFAKDFHELSLEELLNRLAEPSSERHFLMYEALRKGADIEELQRLTFVKKWFIEEMQALVLLEEELLQYKNSRLPDDLLVRAKKDGFADRYLAAILELPEKEIRDRRIALGVTEGWEAVPVSGVENTYYYFSTYNAPDQTQVSDRQKVMILGGGPNRIGQGIEFDYCCVHAALALREMGYETIIVNCNPETVSTDYDTSDKLYFEPLTVEDVLSIYRKENPIGIIVQFGGQTPLNIAGELAREGVRILGTSLQSIDLAEDRDMFKMAMEKLNIPMPEAGMAGNLEEALTIARKIGYPVMVRPSYVLGGRGMECIYNEEMLRRYISGAENLSSDNPILIDKFLEHAIESEADAISNGTEAFVPTVMEHVEYAGIHSGDSACVIPPITIPEKHLKTINEYTEKIAIELNVVGLMNIQYAIYQDQVYVLEANPRASRTVPLVSKVCNISMVPIATEIMMAEARGEKYDVTALKARKIPHFGVKETVFPFNMFPEVDPLLGPEMRSTGEVLGLADSFGMAFYKAQEATQSSLPTEGTVLISVRNEDKADVLDAARKFAELGFEIKATEGTYRFLIENNIPAAMIKKLFEGRPNILDSITNGEIHFIINTPTGEVGQKDDSYMRKAAIKHHVPYMTTIAAGKASAAGIEAFLEARDNTAPKSLQEYHGDIK
- a CDS encoding glycyl radical protein, translated to MTESIENPSYMKRINRLKERVLHTRPEMDLENARILTAGFQEAGGEPLVLQKARAFRRQCREKTVTIWEDELIVGCSGSKLRGGILCADTCWSVLNDELDTISARRYDPFELKEEDRKIFEEEIRPYWRGRSNYEEWLAQIPEDTRELRDHGVIYIDRKAVRGFGETTAGYEWLIREGITGIVQKIDIRQAQFDLTRPGDYEKDYYLQSLRIVAEGIMDLAERYATAAERLAPSEQDPKRKEELEEIARVCRWVPAFPARTFREAIQSLYFYQICIFMEQNAASYNPGRMDQYLWPYYQADLKAGRITPEQAQELLDCLWVKFSEPCLFQDAITAEFAAGYPMFQNVCVGGVDGTGRDAVNDLSYMMLQATMDVQLYQPSLSVRYSLAKNPTAFLRKVVELISLGTGFPAFHNDDMGIRMIMNKGVPLKEAFDWNPCGCVETNLEGRMRQYTALADINLGSMVEFALLNGQNRKSGQTISCCTGDAARFETYQEFLEALKSQIAYAVRAVVKGSHVIDEICMNRPVPALSLTFKDCIEKCQDYAWGGAKYNVGNGIILIGVADLINSVAAVRHLVYETKQMTMEELLTALDQDFAGRGDLLKLCLDAPKYGNDDPMVDDLAGDLLTFIADEIEKYSSKFGRMTPGILPVSGNTPFGLEVGALPSGRRAWKPLADGVSPSGGTDVNGPSGVLKSVANIPHDRFVQGTLLNMKVEPAMLATENGITQMMALLKSMCSLGVYHVQFNVIDQKKLIQAQKNPEAYRGLLVRVAGYTAYFVELGKDVQDDIIGRTVQHGISVG